Below is a genomic region from Miscanthus floridulus cultivar M001 chromosome 1, ASM1932011v1, whole genome shotgun sequence.
AATTAAAACAAGAGCAACTCCAGCAGCTTGCATGACATCCTGCACATTAGTGGCAAGCCAAGAAATAAGTTCAAAATTCAGAATATAGAGGGACTAACAAAGAGAAGCCTGCCTGTTCTAAGGTGGCTTAAGCTATTGTCATGTATATGTCACATCCTGTAATCATTGTGTTAATTTGCTAAAGTTGTTTATAGGAAATCAATATTACTAAACTAAGAAAATGAGAAGATAAATAGCAAAAATGGAAAAGCAGTTCTTAAACCAACTTTGAATCCAAGGGAAACTAACAAACTACATAAATAAACAAAAAGGAATTCCTTCATTATCTATATCATTCCCCTTCGGACCTAAGGCTATTTTTTAGGGATCAATTTAATATCAGGTTCAGGTGGGCATTAagggacccccccccccccccccccccccactccaCCCCCCACACACCCCTTTGACAACATCAGAAGATCTATCATGCAAAAAATTGCCCTTTGCCAAACTACCACTAGGCAACGTACAACTAGAAAGTATAGAAGGAAAACTTGTTAAAGCACCTTGATGCATTAAGCAAAGTGGGAAGTATTTCAAATTTTGATACTGCACAACGGCAACTGGCAAAAGTGGGAAGTATTTCAAATTTTGTTACTGCACACCGGCAACTGGCAAAGTATGAAGCAGCAAACTCTGAAGTGGCTACAGAAGAACAGCGCGAGAAATCAGCGATGGAACCTGTTTCGCCGCGAGAAGGTCCGCCCTCTTTCGGCACAGCACGCACCTGCAAACGGAACAGGCAGAGGCATGCATGCCAACATATCAGCCACAGCAGTCACTCATAAATCAACGAATAATTCCCAGATAAACGGTGAACCGACCCGAATGGCGAGCAAACGCAACCACTGCTTTCCTTTCCTTCCACAGATCAACGATGGGTACCGCCTTGCCGTTCAGGTCGAACACCTCGACCCCCTGCAGCTTCTGCACGAGCCCCTCCGCCGGCGCGGCCTCCGCGGTGCTCCCTGGAAATCGCGTAGAACACAGCACGTGACACAGAGTGAGCGTGAGCGCGCGAGACTGCTTCAGAGAACCGAACTGACGGTATCGAAGCAACAGAGGGGATTGGGGTACCGACCAATCGCTCCCAACTTGGCGTCAGGGAGGAGGTGGCGGACCGGGCGCGCTGTCCGCTGGTCGAAGAAGAGGCCGCCGACAGCCCCCCTCGCGCGGAGACACTGCGCGGACTGGCGCGGGGCCACGGCCGCCGCAGCCGGGAGCGGgccggcgctggcggcggcgcgcggcaTGACGAGCGGTGCGCGCGCGGCCATGCGGCAGGCACTGGGCTACTCCTGGCTGGTCAGTGGCGGCGAGCCGGCGAGCTCTGGCAGTCCGGGTAGTTACGTGGGATCTCGGTGGCCAGGATGCGGTTATGCGGCTGTCGCCACGCGGTGGGCTCGAGccttggaagaagaagaagagtgcggCTGCGCCCGCGCCTGCGCCTATGTTCTCCCTGGTCCGTGTTTGTTCTGCACAAGGTGTGGCCCACGCGTCAGCTAGAGTAGAAAAACATGTTCTAGAACTCGCCCGCCTCCACGCGCGCACTCAACCAGCGACGCCTCGAGGCCGCGGACGGCGCGGAGCCAGACGGCCTCGCGTTCGCTGAGAAACCGAAGGCCGTAGAGCACACGAGCTGTAGACTTCTAGAGCACGGCGGGGCAGCATGAGGGGCTTCCGCTTTGCGCTGGTCCGTGCGGCGCGGTCGCGGTCGCGGGCGGAGCTCCACACCGTGCAGCGCCACCGGCCGTCGGATCTCGCCCAACGTTTTTCGCACTCCGCGTCGGCGCCGGCGAGGCCATCCTTCGGCATCGCGTTCGACATCGATGGGGTCATCCTGCGCGGCCGAAGCCCGATCGGGGGCACGCCGCGGGCCATCCGCCGCCTCTATTCAGAAGAAGGTAACGCCCTTGCGCTTCTCGTGCTCTGCTGCATTCGGTGAAGCAGCTTGCAGTTTCATCAGGAGGACTCGGGGAGTGTCTCGCTCCTGTGTTTGTAACGGCGAAGTGGACTCAGATGTCTGGTCATGCCTGCCGGCTGCCGCATTCGTGTCTTTTGAGCAATTTCGTCGAACGGGTCCAAGTCGTTAGGCATTGTGTCTTGTGTATTACTCAATTATTAAATCGTATTTGGACTTAAAATTGAATTTTTAGGCTGCATTATTTACTCGTTTCTGGAGCGCGAACCAATGAGAGTAATTTGTTCTGCCAATGTTGCTATTCCTATTTGCTAAGTTATGCCTATAGCTTCTACTAGGGTTAAAGATTATGGATCACATTATTTGTTCCTTTTCAGGTACCCTGAAGATTCCGTTTCTGTTTTTAACCAACGGTGAGTAATTCACTGTACCATTTGCACACCCTGTTTTCCTATCATTGTCGCATTCTAGCTCCCTGTTTTGGGATATTTCTAAAAAGTTCCTATTATACATCAAGCAATTCATTCGACGAAACCTGTTCTTTGATAGACATTGTTCTCAACTAGACTTCCAAATTATATGACATTTACTAGACTGGTGCATTTGATTATTTGACTAATGTGGAATCATCTTCATTCAACGAATTACTATCTAAGAGGCAATCTTGTTCTGGAAAGGTTGATTATCAACTTTTTGATGCTGTGGATAATTGTTAATGAACAGTGAACAGTCCATCCTATTATAAGTTTTGTTATAGCTTTTACATGGCCATCAGTAATCACAGCTAAGGGCTGTACAAAGGCACCATGGATCGTGGAACTTTTAATTGTGTTGCTGAATTTCTTATTGAGGTTATTAAGGTTACCAATTTGTTGGTAGGAGGAGGTGTTCCGGAGCATAGAAGGGCCCTTGAGCTAAGCCAACTTTTAGGAGTCAACATTTCTCCAAAGCAGGTACTTCTGCAGTACTCATGAGTCATTGCTTATCTACCTCACAGCTATGGACCTTCAAGCTAACTAATAAACCCCTATAGTAAGGAGAGAAAATTAGTGCATCTCTTTTCTTTACCTTTTCAACCATTGGCTATGTTAAATTTCCATGTACGAAATTGTCTGATGTGTGTAGGTTGTGCATGGCCATTCTCCTTACAGAGAGCTGGTGAAGCGGTGTGCCTTTCAAGTACTACATCAATAATTTCTTGTTTCTTCATGGACTTGTAGCACCTGAATGGAACCCCGTTTTGATCTCTGCAGTTTCGAAGATGACCTTATTGTTGCTGTTGGAAAAGGAGAGCCTGCAGTAGTGATGTCCGAGTACGGATTTAGGTAATTCTTCATGTTCCTATCATGGGTCAAATTTATCGTGTGAATTCCTCATGAGTCATCTGTGCCTACAGAAAAGTTCTGTCCATAGATGAATATGCATCATATTATAAAGATATTGACCCCCTGGCTCCTTTCAAGACTTGGAAAGTTGGGCAAACAGACAGTTACATGTCTGCGAAAATGCACCCATCATATGATGTTTATTCAGAGCGAGTTAAAGGAGTGTTTGTTGTCAGCGATCCTGTTGATTGGGGAAGAGATCTACAGGTACTTCTTTCATGCCCGTGCCTCACTAATAGAAAACCTTCTTGGGCTGCATTTGTTTCATTTTCACATAATATCTGAATGAGTGATCCATAAACATCTTTTCCTCTAAGTGCATCTGTTCACGTGAAATTGTGATTACTTGCTTTTCAGATTGGCTACATAAGTTCAATAATCTGATTTGTTTTTTCCATATGAAAGGTACTCTGTGACATCTTGTCTACTGGTGGACTTCCTGGGACTGAAAAAGGGGATCAACCTCCTTTGTATTTTGCAGCTGATGATCTTGAATACCAGGTAAGATGATATGTCAAGAATGGTGCTATACTGTGAACACCCTACAGGCCACAATTTCTCTTATTTCCATCGAGGTTCAATGATAGTAAGACAACCATTGCACTGGAAGAAACTTAGTTTTGAGATCCTATGGCAGGCTGCATTTCCTTCTGAGCGGCTTGGCATGGGTGCCTTCAGGATAGTTTTGGAAAGCATCTTCAATGAGTAAGCCATTTTTATATTTATGAGATATTGCACTTCAAATTTATAAGCATGGATGTGCGGCCAGCTTAACCATTTTCTGCTCACTTAAATTGCAGAATAAATGATCATCCACTGAAGTATACATCTTATGGGAAACCTAATCCATTTGTGTTCAAGAATGCAGCAAACATACTTGAAAAACTTGTTTTGAGTATGTATCCTAATTCACAGACATCAATGGAAGTAAAAGATTGTCAGTTTTCAACTATCTACATGGTTGGCGATAATCCTAAAGTGGATATTAATGGAGCTATGAAGGTTAGTCTTTGATACATTTTatcatttatataaaaaaaatattcacTGCATGGAGTGGTTGGTGGTACAAGGATGCTGTACAGCTTTCAATATCCGTTTCCTTGATGAGATCAACATTGCCTATTATTACAATATATATGTTTGCAGAGTTGAACAGCTAACTTGTAGTCCAGCAAAAAAAACAGGCTACCTGATGCATTTGGAAAACAGCATTACCCTATTGAATAACATACCATCCACTTTCaacatttttctttttctatattgCTCTTCTATTACATTGAATTGAAAGCAGTTATGACCCAGTAGGCCATTGCTTCCTATCAAGAGATACTTAACGTGCGTAATTCGAACTTTCCAGGCTGGCCACCCATGGTCATCTGTTCTTACAAGGACGGGTGTTTTTAGGGGAAAAGATAACGACCCACAGTTTCCTGCAGATGCGGTATATCTTATAACCAAAAACTTTCATTCCACCCTGTGACTGTTAAGTTGTCTGGTAACACATGTTTGACGAGAAAATATATGTATACAtgtgatgggataagtctctgtgttggctggtctttgtggggctgcagcatatggtccttgtggctgcatgatggtggtccttgtggctgcatggtggtcttgctacccatcaaggacagcatccttgactggctaggacagcatcttagcatctaggacagcatctgttTTAGGACAGCATGTTAGcatctagcatcttggcatatgcttggctggctagcaacctataaatatgtatccctaactcctcaggttggcatgacatttgtgtaagaaataaaccagaaaattgccccaactcttagtgtcatcctctctcgatgagagtaagaattctactactaccaagagtaagaattcagcgactaacaaccggtatcggagccgtactatcctgtagcctgagcatctcctgctcatctcctttccaagcctcgcaacagccccagctgggagcagtagcagctccggccgctcatgctcactcctctccctctgcgcagCTCGTCTGAAGAAGCCCTCTctccacgcagcagccccccggtagcgcgtcatgtccgcaggacagtctcagcgctcggtcgcctcgagcacgcggcgtcagcaggaggccgaacttgccgcggcagaggaacgcgagcgagcggcgagcGGCGGCAAAGGCATCgaagctggcagcggcggagctggcagcagccagagcggaggcggaagcggcggcggcggcagcggaggtcgaggctctgcgcggcagcatcagcagctccatttctgctgacgacagcgccgacgcggacctcgagctgctggggagggaggcagcgcgagcgtgggcggcgcagtgggcagccgcgcacgcccacgagcgcggcgacaGCCCAGACAGGCACGGACGCGCCGGCggtgctcctggaggaggcgcgcacggcggtggcgctcctggaggaggcgcgcacggcaacggtggcggacgggtcgatggagagcgcggtcttcacaggcagcgtggctctctctccccggatcggtaccgtagttaccacgggctccagactgttgtcagggacgtcggccccgacggtgggtggcctaccctcactaagaccaactacgtcgagtgggctgcggtgatgagggtaaagctccaagtgtggcacatgtgggaggcagtccggtacggcgacggcGACTACGACCTGGATCGatgggcgctggatgccctcatcgctgcagtcccgtccgagatgcagttctcgcttaccaacaagtggactgccaaggaggcttgggacgtcatcgctgcggcacgcatcggcagcgaccgcgcccgcaagtccacactacaggcacttcgcaaggagtgggagaacctagcCTTCAAGCTAGGTGAGGATGTTGAtaactttgctctccgtctcaacactctgttgcagaagatggtgcagttcggcgatgacacctacggcgaggagagagctgtcgaaaagctcttccgctgcgtccccgagaagtataagcagatggctcgctcgatcgagtctctgctggatctctccacgatgtcgatcgaggaggcgataggtcgcctcaagatcgtcgacagcgatgagccacagtctctctcggggcccatctccactggcgggaagctccttctcactcgggagcagtgggttGCCTGCCAAGGTAActggaagaagggggagccttcttccgcgacaggcggccgcaaacgtggcaagccgcgcagagacgcccaggtcg
It encodes:
- the LOC136547048 gene encoding uncharacterized protein, coding for MAARAPLVMPRAAASAGPLPAAAAVAPRQSAQCLRARGAVGGLFFDQRTARPVRHLLPDAKLGAIGSTAEAAPAEGLVQKLQGVEVFDLNGKAVPIVDLWKERKAVVAFARHSGACCAERGRTFSRRNRMSCKLLELLLF
- the LOC136547018 gene encoding mitochondrial hydrolase YKR070W-like isoform X2, with amino-acid sequence MRGFRFALVRAARSRSRAELHTVQRHRPSDLAQRFSHSASAPARPSFGIAFDIDGVILRGRSPIGGTPRAIRRLYSEEGTLKIPFLFLTNGGGVPEHRRALELSQLLGVNISPKQVVHGHSPYRELVKRFEDDLIVAVGKGEPAVVMSEYGFRKVLSIDEYASYYKDIDPLAPFKTWKVGQTDSYMSAKMHPSYDVYSERVKGVFVVSDPVDWGRDLQVLCDILSTGGLPGTEKGDQPPLYFAADDLEYQAAFPSERLGMGAFRIVLESIFNEINDHPLKYTSYGKPNPFVFKNAANILEKLVLSMYPNSQTSMEVKDCQFSTIYMVGDNPKVDINGAMKVVDTVEDAINYILEKECVQ
- the LOC136547018 gene encoding mitochondrial hydrolase YKR070W-like isoform X1; the encoded protein is MRGFRFALVRAARSRSRAELHTVQRHRPSDLAQRFSHSASAPARPSFGIAFDIDGVILRGRSPIGGTPRAIRRLYSEEGTLKIPFLFLTNGGGVPEHRRALELSQLLGVNISPKQVVHGHSPYRELVKRFEDDLIVAVGKGEPAVVMSEYGFRKVLSIDEYASYYKDIDPLAPFKTWKVGQTDSYMSAKMHPSYDVYSERVKGVFVVSDPVDWGRDLQVLCDILSTGGLPGTEKGDQPPLYFAADDLEYQAAFPSERLGMGAFRIVLESIFNEINDHPLKYTSYGKPNPFVFKNAANILEKLVLSMYPNSQTSMEVKDCQFSTIYMVGDNPKVDINGAMKAGHPWSSVLTRTGVFRGKDNDPQFPADAVVDTVEDAINYILEKECVQ
- the LOC136547018 gene encoding mitochondrial hydrolase YKR070W-like isoform X3, coding for MRGFRFALVRAARSRSRAELHTVQRHRPSDLAQRFSHSASAPARPSFGIAFDIDGVILRGRSPIGGTPRAIRRLYSEEGTLKIPFLFLTNGGGVPEHRRALELSQLLGVNISPKQVVHGHSPYRELVKRFEDDLIVAVGKGEPAVVMSEYGFRLGKLGKQTVTCLRKCTHHMMFIQSELKECLLSAILLIGEEIYRYSVTSCLLVDFLGLKKGINLLCILQLMILNTRINDHPLKYTSYGKPNPFVFKNAANILEKLVLSMYPNSQTSMEVKDCQFSTIYMVGDNPKVDINGAMKAGHPWSSVLTRTGVFRGKDNDPQFPADAVVDTVEDAINYILEKECVQ